From a region of the Mycobacteroides saopaulense genome:
- a CDS encoding oxygenase MpaB family protein yields the protein MPSTAAHSTTPRSAGMPPRGDAKARIWRRGDGATPAGQRTGPDGQPDYGYFGPDSVTWKVFLHPSVAPMIVLVTALLEGSHEGLQAVEINHDPVFTKSRRNQIDFDDTVKRIQRTAGVPIPIIFGDTASADALAAHLRHYHRNMKGVIPGTDRPYDAQGPALVLFAHVTIMHAALRIYENTPAPGRLIPRRLPKAERDQFFAEVKTFAELMGADPDTVPVTSDEVAAYYDSIESEYRMVKGFVPGGMRFALSVIRNARGFGGLTAAAVAAITLVTAVPSVAVVPPKVRRHLGIPRIADPVLAMLLRVAQPAFVPFTVEPLARQISRLFIGDDGITLGENARELMEQSA from the coding sequence ATGCCAAGCACAGCTGCACATTCCACAACACCGCGCTCGGCGGGCATGCCGCCACGAGGTGATGCCAAAGCCCGGATCTGGCGGCGCGGGGACGGCGCCACGCCCGCCGGCCAGCGCACCGGCCCCGACGGGCAGCCCGATTACGGCTACTTCGGCCCCGACTCGGTGACCTGGAAGGTGTTTCTGCACCCGTCTGTGGCGCCAATGATCGTGCTGGTGACGGCACTCCTGGAGGGCAGTCACGAGGGACTGCAGGCCGTCGAGATCAATCACGATCCGGTGTTCACCAAGAGCAGGCGCAACCAGATCGACTTCGACGACACGGTCAAGCGCATTCAACGCACCGCCGGGGTCCCGATCCCGATCATCTTCGGCGACACCGCGAGCGCTGATGCCCTCGCCGCGCACCTACGCCACTACCACCGCAACATGAAGGGCGTCATCCCCGGCACCGACCGGCCCTATGACGCACAAGGACCGGCGCTGGTGCTCTTCGCGCACGTGACGATCATGCATGCGGCGCTGCGGATCTACGAGAACACACCCGCGCCCGGACGCCTCATCCCCCGGCGCCTGCCCAAGGCCGAACGCGACCAGTTCTTTGCGGAGGTCAAGACGTTCGCCGAACTCATGGGCGCCGATCCGGACACGGTGCCCGTGACCTCCGATGAGGTGGCGGCGTACTACGACTCGATCGAGTCTGAGTACCGGATGGTGAAAGGCTTCGTGCCGGGCGGCATGCGTTTCGCACTGTCGGTGATCCGTAACGCGCGTGGCTTCGGCGGCCTGACGGCCGCTGCGGTCGCCGCGATCACTCTCGTCACCGCGGTGCCCTCGGTTGCGGTGGTTCCGCCAAAGGTACGGCGCCATTTGGGAATTCCCCGGATCGCCGACCCGGTGCTGGCGATGCTGCTGCGGGTGGCACAGCCCGCCTTCGTGCCGTTCACCGTCGAACCTCTGGCGCGCCAGATCTCCCGCCTGTTCATCGGGGATGACGGTATTACGTTGGGAGAGAACGCCCGCGAGCTCATGGAGCAGTCCGCGTAG
- a CDS encoding DUF2752 domain-containing protein, which produces MTTFQPTSLVSRLVAPAAVGATAVAGCAAIWLGDPTTPGGVLPVCPFKALTGLDCPACGGLRMVYSLLHGDVLGALHYNAVALVAVAFLAICFVAWTRSRWRGEADWNPPWLRGWVPAIILTVFVAWFVIRLIPIAPFTALRV; this is translated from the coding sequence ATGACCACCTTCCAGCCGACCTCCCTGGTTTCCCGACTCGTTGCCCCCGCCGCGGTGGGCGCGACGGCAGTCGCGGGTTGTGCGGCGATCTGGCTCGGCGATCCGACGACGCCTGGGGGAGTGCTTCCGGTGTGTCCGTTCAAGGCGCTTACCGGACTTGACTGCCCCGCGTGCGGTGGCCTGCGGATGGTCTACTCGCTGCTGCACGGCGATGTGCTTGGCGCATTGCACTACAACGCGGTTGCGTTGGTGGCCGTCGCGTTCCTGGCGATCTGCTTTGTCGCGTGGACGCGCAGCCGCTGGCGAGGGGAGGCCGATTGGAACCCGCCGTGGCTGCGCGGCTGGGTTCCGGCGATCATCCTGACGGTGTTCGTGGCGTGGTTCGTGATCCGGCTGATCCCCATCGCGCCGTTCACCGCGCTGCGGGTGTGA
- a CDS encoding non-ribosomal peptide synthetase, which yields MSVDPSRTLLSLDLLDDDEHAQLAAWGNQAVLRECPTAVLSIPAAFARQVERSPDALALTFKGQSMTYRELDEAANRLAHFLAGKGAGPGQFVALFFSRSAEAIVAILAVLKSGAAYLPIDPALPAARIEFMLADAAPIATITTAEWAAKLDGLGVPVLDVNDPAAYTQPCTAPPLPAPDDLAHVIYTSGTTGVPKGVAVTQRNVVQLFDELDIGIQLAPDQVWTQFHSYAFDFSVWEIWGALLHGGRLVVVPDSVARAPDEFHDLLVSERVTVLTQTPSAAVALSSAGLASTALVIGAEPCPPELVDRWAPGRVMVNVYGPTETTMWACKSAPLEAESSGDSVPIGSPVAHAAFFVLDRWLRPVPDGVIGELYLAGAGVGSGYWRRTALTGGRFVACPFGKPGDRMYRTGDLVSWGADGQLRYLGRADEQVKIHGYRIELGEIQAALMRLDGVEQAVVIAREDRPGDKRLVGYIVGTADARGARTALAEQLPAYMVPAAVVALETLPLTVNGKLDKCALPVPEYRSAGADYRAPSTPVEEVLAGIFTQVLGTDRVSVDDSFFDLGGDSILSMQVAARARAVGVLCRPRDIFVEQTVARLARVVTLGDNESRTIDEGIGPVAATPIMHWLQGVQGPVDQFNQAVVLHAPAGVDEADIVVLLQALIDRHATLRLCAEDSDAGWSLRIPDRGSVDARACVGTVAELSDEALGAARSRLNPGKGMMLSAVWAPAEGKLALMIHHLAVDGVSWRILLEDLNIAWMQHRSGQAVALSAPGTSFTRWASLLQEEACSADVVKSADLWRSVSAVPAMLPAVQPDVDTYATAGSFSISLDSDVTRMLLGEVPAAFHTGVQDVLLIAYGLAWNEFLGAGGAPIGIDVEGHGRVEELIADVDLSRTVGWFTTKYPVALSVGPLSWAQVSGGDSALGPVVKAVKEQLRGLPDPLTYGMLRYLNPDVELPDSDPNIGFNYLGRLGAGTTEVSDDLWRISQENLSSTVASAAVSLPMMHTVEINAGILESSTGAGPRLQASWTWAPSAMKASQVKRLSRLWFEALTGICTHVRNGGGGLSPSDILPARLTQDQIDELALRHRIADVLPLTPVQQGLMFHSIATTADDPLAGHTAHDLYAVQMDITVTGAIDPHRLRDAVSAVVKRHPNLVARFYTQFGEPVQVIPADPVICWRQAEFESEEEIDRLCEAERVAVCDLLGAPTFRAALVRTKGSSYRFILTFHHIVIDGWSLPILLREIFAMYFGQSLSAPRSYRDFVRWLGDQDRDAACAAWGKVMEGFDGPTLVAPPAVPGERGVKSYRISAEITQALGDLARSQRTTVSTVLRAAWAQLLMVLTGLDDIAFGTVVSGRPTELVGADSIVGLLINTVPVRASATAATTVAELLEQMQSAHNDLLEHEHLALNEIHHLAGHERLFDTLFLYENYPVDAGAFMGAQELGITEFVSREYNHYPLSVMALPGHELGVRIEYDTAQFDAACIDALVERLRRILAAMTANPARRVVSIDVLDADEHDRIDSWGNRAVLARSPSSLCSIPQMFARQVDRAPQAVALTFQGNSMTYHELDHRANRLANLLASFGARPGESVALLIPRSDDAIVAILAVLKTGAAYVPLDPAVPAARLNFMLEDSAPVAVATTDELRVLLAGSSVPTVGIHDSATDYPAWHALHAPEPDDIAYTIYTSGTTGPPKGVAVTHRSVTQLLEALPSGLPAGTGRVWSQWHSLVFDVSVWEIWGALLHGARLVVIPESVAGSPLHLHNLLVSEEVGVLHETPSAIGMLERDGLGKLAVVVAGEPCPAEVVNRWAADRLMLNAYGPTEATIYATISAPLLPQTGSVPIGSPVRDAAAFVLDDWLRPVPPGTAGELYLAGSGLGVGYVHRSGLTGSRFVACPFGSRGTRMYRTGDLVRYGEDGQLQHLGRTDEQVKIRGYRIELGEIQSALAELDGVRQAAVIVREDRPGDKRLVGYITGTADPAVLRVALGKRLPQYMIPAALVVVENMPLTVNGKLDKRSLPAPAYRDAHRYRAPSNAAERTIADIYAHTLGLERVGVDDSFFDLGGDSISAMRAVAAINTALGVDLAVWTLFDAPTVASLSARVGGAMSTGDSRGPSFASVHGRGATEVRASDLRLDKFIDITALAANPIRPQSRGEGRTVLLTGATGFLGRHLVLHWLQEMERVGGALVCLVRASSDEDARRRLENTFDSGDAGLVARFEKLAADRLEVIAGDKGRPTLGMARQTWQRLAESVDLIIDSAAFVNSTLPYSELFAPNVVGTAELIRFALTTKLKPYAFVSTSDVGRQIDPARFTEGADIREISPTRVVDSSYANGYANSKWAGEVLLREAHDMFGLPVAVFRSSMVMADTSYAGQLNVSDTVSRMVLSVMATGVAPESFYQLDVHGNRQRAHFDGLPVEFVAEAIATLGAHVVEGFETYHVMNPHDDGVGIDQYVDWLIAAGYRIERVGDFEKWLMRFEAGLLALPDRQRQNSVLQMLMALKQHGQLQAPEPTHGSYAPADHFQAAVRRAKIGPHQDIPHISAPVIVKYVTDLHLLGLL from the coding sequence GTGAGCGTTGATCCCAGCCGGACATTGTTGTCGTTGGATCTGCTTGACGACGATGAACACGCCCAACTTGCTGCGTGGGGTAACCAGGCGGTGCTAAGAGAGTGCCCGACAGCCGTGCTGTCGATTCCGGCGGCGTTCGCCAGGCAGGTGGAACGCTCTCCGGATGCTCTGGCGCTGACCTTCAAGGGTCAGTCCATGACGTACCGCGAACTCGATGAGGCTGCCAATCGGTTGGCACACTTCCTCGCAGGTAAGGGTGCAGGGCCGGGACAATTTGTGGCGCTGTTTTTTTCGCGCTCAGCCGAAGCGATTGTGGCGATCCTTGCGGTTCTCAAGTCGGGTGCGGCGTACTTGCCGATCGATCCCGCGTTGCCGGCTGCGCGTATCGAGTTCATGCTCGCTGATGCCGCCCCCATTGCCACGATCACCACAGCCGAGTGGGCGGCCAAGCTGGACGGGCTCGGGGTGCCCGTGCTTGACGTCAACGACCCCGCTGCATACACCCAACCCTGCACCGCGCCACCGCTGCCGGCCCCCGATGACCTTGCCCATGTCATCTACACCTCGGGGACTACCGGTGTCCCCAAGGGCGTTGCGGTGACCCAGCGCAATGTCGTCCAGCTATTCGACGAGCTGGACATCGGCATCCAACTAGCACCAGATCAGGTGTGGACGCAGTTCCATTCCTATGCGTTCGACTTCTCTGTGTGGGAGATCTGGGGCGCCCTCCTGCACGGAGGCCGGCTGGTGGTCGTGCCCGACTCGGTGGCGCGTGCACCAGATGAATTCCACGATCTCTTGGTGAGTGAACGTGTCACGGTGTTGACCCAAACGCCTTCGGCAGCCGTGGCGCTCTCGTCGGCCGGGCTGGCGTCGACGGCCTTGGTGATCGGTGCCGAGCCATGCCCACCTGAGTTAGTCGATCGATGGGCCCCGGGGCGAGTGATGGTCAACGTCTACGGGCCGACCGAAACGACCATGTGGGCATGCAAGAGTGCGCCCCTAGAGGCCGAGTCCTCAGGTGATTCCGTGCCAATAGGCTCGCCGGTGGCGCACGCAGCGTTCTTTGTGCTCGACCGGTGGTTGCGGCCGGTGCCAGACGGGGTCATTGGTGAGTTGTATCTGGCGGGTGCCGGGGTCGGGTCAGGCTATTGGCGTCGTACGGCGTTGACTGGCGGGCGGTTTGTGGCATGTCCGTTCGGCAAGCCCGGCGACCGCATGTATCGGACCGGAGATCTGGTGTCGTGGGGTGCCGACGGGCAGCTGCGGTATCTCGGACGGGCCGATGAGCAGGTCAAGATTCACGGATACCGGATCGAGCTAGGCGAGATCCAAGCGGCATTGATGCGGCTGGATGGAGTGGAGCAGGCGGTGGTGATCGCCCGTGAAGATCGCCCCGGTGATAAACGCCTCGTCGGCTATATCGTCGGAACGGCGGATGCGCGGGGCGCTCGTACCGCACTGGCCGAGCAGCTACCCGCGTACATGGTGCCGGCTGCTGTGGTGGCGCTGGAGACACTGCCATTGACGGTGAACGGAAAACTGGACAAGTGTGCGCTGCCTGTACCCGAATATCGCAGTGCCGGAGCGGATTACCGGGCACCGTCCACTCCCGTCGAGGAAGTCCTGGCCGGCATATTTACCCAAGTGCTTGGTACTGACCGGGTCAGCGTGGACGACTCATTCTTCGACTTGGGCGGGGACAGCATTTTGTCGATGCAGGTGGCCGCACGTGCTCGTGCGGTTGGTGTCCTGTGCCGACCGCGTGACATCTTTGTCGAACAGACAGTAGCCCGGCTGGCGCGAGTAGTCACCTTGGGTGACAACGAGAGCAGAACTATCGACGAAGGCATCGGGCCGGTCGCGGCGACTCCGATCATGCACTGGCTGCAGGGTGTGCAGGGACCGGTTGACCAGTTCAACCAGGCGGTCGTGTTGCATGCCCCCGCCGGTGTCGACGAAGCCGACATCGTTGTCCTGCTTCAAGCGCTGATCGACCGACATGCCACGCTGCGGTTGTGTGCTGAGGACAGTGATGCCGGCTGGTCACTACGCATACCCGACAGGGGTTCTGTCGATGCCCGTGCGTGCGTTGGCACTGTCGCCGAGCTATCCGATGAAGCATTGGGGGCCGCGCGTTCTCGGCTGAATCCGGGGAAGGGAATGATGCTCAGCGCCGTGTGGGCACCCGCCGAGGGCAAGCTGGCGTTGATGATCCACCACCTGGCCGTAGATGGCGTTTCGTGGCGGATCCTGCTGGAAGACTTGAATATTGCCTGGATGCAGCACCGCAGTGGTCAGGCCGTGGCGCTCTCAGCACCAGGGACATCCTTCACGAGGTGGGCCTCGCTGCTGCAAGAAGAGGCATGTAGCGCGGATGTGGTTAAGTCGGCCGATCTCTGGCGTTCGGTCTCCGCGGTTCCGGCGATGCTGCCTGCGGTGCAACCCGACGTGGACACCTACGCCACCGCCGGATCGTTCTCGATCTCGCTGGACAGCGACGTCACACGAATGCTGCTCGGTGAGGTGCCGGCAGCGTTTCACACTGGGGTGCAAGATGTTCTGCTGATCGCCTACGGACTGGCGTGGAACGAATTCCTGGGCGCGGGCGGGGCTCCGATCGGCATCGACGTTGAAGGCCATGGCCGCGTCGAAGAACTGATCGCCGATGTTGACCTGTCCCGCACGGTGGGATGGTTCACCACCAAGTATCCAGTGGCGCTGTCGGTGGGCCCGCTATCTTGGGCGCAGGTGAGCGGTGGTGACTCGGCTCTGGGGCCAGTGGTGAAGGCCGTCAAAGAACAGCTTCGTGGCCTCCCCGACCCGTTGACCTACGGAATGCTGAGGTACTTGAATCCGGACGTCGAGCTCCCTGATTCGGACCCGAACATAGGCTTCAACTATCTCGGGCGTCTGGGCGCAGGAACGACAGAGGTTTCGGATGACCTGTGGCGGATTAGCCAGGAGAATCTGTCATCAACCGTCGCATCTGCGGCGGTATCACTGCCCATGATGCACACCGTCGAAATCAACGCCGGCATCCTTGAGTCGAGCACGGGAGCTGGTCCACGCCTACAGGCCAGCTGGACATGGGCACCCTCGGCGATGAAAGCAAGCCAGGTCAAACGGTTGAGTCGATTGTGGTTTGAGGCTCTCACCGGGATCTGCACGCACGTTCGCAACGGCGGTGGAGGGCTGAGCCCGTCTGACATTCTTCCTGCCCGACTGACTCAAGACCAGATCGATGAATTGGCATTGCGACACCGCATCGCGGACGTGTTGCCACTTACGCCGGTACAGCAGGGTTTGATGTTTCACTCCATCGCGACGACCGCGGACGATCCGTTGGCGGGCCACACCGCGCATGATCTCTATGCGGTGCAGATGGATATCACCGTCACCGGTGCCATCGACCCGCATCGGCTGCGGGACGCTGTGAGCGCCGTTGTGAAAAGGCACCCGAACCTGGTGGCCAGGTTCTACACGCAGTTCGGTGAACCGGTGCAGGTCATTCCGGCAGATCCGGTGATCTGTTGGCGGCAAGCAGAATTCGAATCCGAGGAGGAGATCGATCGGCTGTGCGAAGCCGAGCGTGTTGCGGTGTGCGATCTGCTCGGCGCGCCGACTTTCCGGGCAGCATTGGTCCGCACCAAGGGAAGCAGTTACCGATTCATCCTGACCTTTCACCACATCGTGATCGACGGGTGGTCACTGCCGATTCTGCTGCGGGAGATCTTCGCGATGTACTTCGGGCAGTCCCTTTCGGCGCCGCGGTCCTATCGAGATTTCGTCAGATGGTTGGGTGACCAGGATCGTGATGCCGCTTGTGCGGCGTGGGGCAAAGTCATGGAGGGTTTTGATGGCCCCACTCTTGTCGCTCCACCTGCCGTTCCCGGGGAGCGTGGTGTCAAGTCCTATCGGATCTCGGCCGAGATCACGCAGGCCTTAGGCGATCTCGCGCGGTCGCAGCGCACTACCGTCAGCACGGTCTTGCGAGCCGCGTGGGCGCAACTGCTCATGGTGCTGACCGGTCTGGACGACATTGCATTCGGCACGGTGGTGTCGGGCCGCCCCACGGAGTTGGTAGGGGCCGACTCGATCGTGGGTCTGCTCATCAACACGGTGCCGGTACGAGCGAGTGCCACCGCTGCAACCACGGTGGCCGAACTGCTGGAGCAGATGCAGAGCGCCCACAACGACTTGCTTGAGCACGAACATCTGGCGCTCAACGAGATTCATCATCTCGCCGGCCACGAGCGATTGTTCGACACCCTCTTCCTGTATGAAAACTATCCGGTGGATGCCGGCGCGTTCATGGGAGCGCAGGAGTTGGGGATCACCGAATTCGTCAGCCGCGAGTACAACCACTATCCGCTGTCGGTGATGGCACTACCGGGTCATGAACTCGGCGTGCGCATCGAATACGACACAGCCCAGTTCGACGCGGCCTGCATCGATGCGCTAGTTGAACGACTCCGACGGATCCTGGCTGCCATGACTGCCAACCCCGCGCGGCGGGTTGTGTCGATTGACGTGCTTGATGCCGACGAGCATGACCGAATTGACAGCTGGGGCAATCGCGCAGTGTTGGCACGATCGCCGTCGTCGTTGTGCTCGATCCCGCAGATGTTCGCCCGCCAGGTCGACCGTGCACCGCAGGCGGTCGCGCTGACGTTCCAGGGGAACTCGATGACCTATCACGAGCTCGACCACCGGGCCAACCGGCTGGCCAACCTGCTGGCCTCGTTCGGTGCCCGACCGGGGGAATCCGTTGCGCTGTTGATTCCCCGTTCCGACGACGCGATCGTCGCGATCCTTGCGGTACTCAAGACGGGCGCGGCGTACGTGCCGCTTGACCCCGCCGTGCCTGCCGCGCGGCTGAATTTCATGCTTGAGGATTCCGCACCCGTGGCCGTGGCCACGACAGACGAGCTCCGTGTCCTCTTGGCCGGATCGTCTGTGCCCACTGTGGGGATCCATGATTCTGCTACCGATTACCCCGCATGGCACGCGTTGCATGCGCCCGAGCCAGACGACATCGCGTACACGATCTACACCTCCGGCACCACGGGTCCTCCCAAGGGCGTGGCTGTGACGCACCGCAGTGTCACCCAACTACTCGAGGCGCTGCCCTCGGGTCTGCCCGCAGGGACTGGCCGGGTGTGGTCGCAGTGGCACTCGCTGGTCTTCGATGTCTCGGTGTGGGAAATCTGGGGTGCCCTGCTGCATGGTGCACGGCTGGTGGTCATACCCGAGTCGGTGGCGGGTTCGCCGCTGCACCTGCACAATCTTCTGGTCTCCGAAGAGGTCGGCGTACTGCACGAAACACCCTCTGCGATAGGCATGTTGGAGAGGGATGGCTTGGGCAAATTGGCAGTTGTGGTAGCGGGGGAGCCCTGCCCAGCCGAGGTGGTGAACCGGTGGGCGGCGGATCGTCTGATGCTGAACGCCTACGGCCCCACAGAGGCAACCATCTATGCCACGATCAGCGCACCCTTGCTGCCTCAAACAGGATCGGTGCCCATCGGTTCACCGGTCCGGGACGCCGCGGCGTTCGTACTCGACGACTGGCTGCGCCCCGTGCCACCGGGCACGGCCGGTGAGCTCTATCTGGCAGGGTCGGGGCTTGGGGTCGGCTACGTCCATCGGTCCGGATTGACCGGATCGCGTTTTGTGGCTTGTCCATTCGGGAGCCGGGGAACACGGATGTACCGCACCGGGGACCTGGTGCGGTACGGCGAAGACGGTCAGCTCCAGCACCTGGGCCGTACCGACGAGCAGGTCAAGATTCGTGGATATCGCATCGAGCTCGGGGAGATCCAGTCGGCACTGGCCGAGTTGGACGGCGTGAGACAAGCGGCGGTCATCGTCCGAGAGGATCGTCCTGGTGACAAGCGTCTCGTCGGTTACATCACCGGGACTGCGGATCCTGCGGTCTTGAGAGTAGCGCTGGGGAAGCGACTGCCGCAGTACATGATCCCTGCTGCACTGGTCGTGGTCGAGAACATGCCTCTGACCGTAAATGGCAAGCTCGACAAGCGTTCGCTGCCGGCACCCGCGTATCGCGATGCCCATCGGTACCGGGCGCCGAGTAACGCTGCCGAGCGGACCATCGCCGACATCTACGCCCACACGCTGGGCCTTGAGCGAGTGGGAGTCGATGACTCCTTCTTCGATCTTGGTGGGGACTCGATCTCGGCAATGCGGGCCGTCGCCGCGATCAACACCGCTCTCGGCGTCGACCTCGCGGTATGGACGTTGTTCGATGCGCCGACGGTGGCAAGCCTGAGTGCCCGCGTGGGTGGTGCCATGTCCACGGGGGACTCCAGGGGACCCAGCTTTGCGTCCGTGCACGGCAGAGGAGCCACGGAGGTGCGTGCCAGCGATCTCAGGTTGGACAAATTCATCGATATCACTGCATTGGCGGCCAATCCCATTCGGCCACAGTCACGGGGTGAAGGGCGGACGGTGCTGCTCACCGGAGCTACCGGCTTTCTCGGCCGCCATCTCGTCCTGCATTGGCTGCAGGAAATGGAGCGTGTCGGCGGTGCGCTGGTCTGCTTGGTGCGGGCCTCATCCGACGAAGACGCGCGGCGGCGTCTTGAGAACACGTTCGACAGTGGCGATGCCGGGCTGGTGGCGCGCTTCGAGAAATTGGCGGCCGATCGGCTGGAAGTCATCGCCGGTGATAAGGGACGGCCCACGCTGGGTATGGCCCGGCAGACCTGGCAGCGACTCGCCGAATCCGTCGATCTGATCATCGACTCGGCGGCCTTTGTGAACAGCACGCTGCCCTACAGCGAGCTTTTCGCGCCTAACGTTGTCGGCACTGCCGAGCTGATCCGATTCGCGCTTACGACAAAGCTCAAGCCGTACGCATTCGTCTCAACCTCAGATGTCGGCCGCCAGATCGATCCAGCGAGGTTCACCGAGGGCGCCGACATTCGAGAGATCAGCCCAACCCGCGTAGTGGACAGCAGTTACGCCAACGGTTATGCCAACAGTAAGTGGGCGGGCGAGGTGCTTCTTCGCGAGGCGCATGACATGTTCGGACTGCCGGTTGCGGTGTTCCGTTCCAGCATGGTCATGGCCGATACAAGCTACGCGGGCCAGCTGAACGTATCCGACACGGTCAGTCGGATGGTGCTGAGCGTCATGGCTACCGGTGTCGCACCCGAGTCGTTCTACCAACTTGACGTGCACGGCAATCGGCAGCGCGCGCATTTCGACGGGCTGCCAGTGGAATTCGTCGCAGAGGCGATCGCCACATTGGGCGCTCACGTGGTCGAGGGGTTCGAGACCTATCACGTGATGAATCCGCACGACGATGGGGTCGGGATCGACCAATACGTCGACTGGTTGATCGCGGCCGGTTATCGAATCGAGCGCGTTGGTGATTTCGAAAAATGGCTGATGCGGTTCGAAGCTGGTCTGCTGGCGTTGCCGGATCGACAACGCCAGAATTCAGTGCTGCAGATGTTAATGGCGTTGAAACAGCATGGGCAGCTGCAGGCACCCGAGCCAACGCACGGGTCCTACGCTCCAGCCGACCACTTCCAGGCCGCGGTCCGGCGAGCAAAAATTGGCCCGCACCAAGATATTCCACATATTTCAGCGCCGGTCATCGTCAAGTATGTCACCGATCTTCATCTGCTCGGATTGCTGTAG
- a CDS encoding ArsR/SmtB family transcription factor encodes MLRLIFTANDLALTRFLPMPAPLLEMKFATRALRHGIRTPWGERWRCHALAAFPIAAAPGWAVVSHFSWSLSPTVLGGDFDEGMQSIQKLDRRQAQAELAVFGRGPTEGPGPPHYLRYAIAGDREATMALGRMTKDAYKAVLEPYWPDIQANHQIELVRQGRMMARHGVRAALSMIVPGARWNGDCLEIDSPQRQTIALRGRGIVLTPSVFWAGPPLVGELDEQPVVLAYPAPIDLTLSVGDESDPLAAILGSTRAAVLRLLANEHTTGDIARALGISPASASEHTSALRQARLVRSRRDGKAVIHDATALGLDLIDANRR; translated from the coding sequence ATGTTGCGCCTCATCTTCACCGCGAATGACCTTGCCTTGACTCGGTTTCTCCCGATGCCCGCCCCATTGCTGGAAATGAAGTTCGCGACACGTGCACTGCGGCATGGAATTCGCACTCCGTGGGGCGAGCGATGGCGTTGTCATGCACTTGCGGCGTTTCCCATCGCGGCGGCACCGGGATGGGCTGTGGTGAGTCACTTTTCGTGGTCGCTGTCACCCACTGTGCTGGGCGGCGACTTCGATGAGGGTATGCAATCCATTCAAAAACTGGACCGGCGGCAGGCACAGGCCGAGTTGGCCGTCTTCGGGCGTGGCCCCACCGAAGGCCCCGGCCCGCCGCACTATCTTCGATACGCCATCGCGGGCGATCGTGAGGCCACTATGGCGTTGGGGCGCATGACAAAAGATGCGTACAAGGCGGTGCTGGAACCGTACTGGCCCGATATTCAGGCGAACCATCAGATTGAACTTGTCAGGCAAGGACGGATGATGGCGCGTCACGGCGTACGAGCAGCGCTCAGCATGATCGTCCCCGGCGCGCGCTGGAACGGCGATTGCCTGGAGATCGACAGTCCGCAACGGCAGACCATCGCGTTACGCGGTCGGGGCATCGTATTGACACCCAGCGTCTTCTGGGCAGGTCCGCCGTTGGTCGGTGAGCTTGACGAGCAACCGGTCGTCCTCGCTTACCCCGCTCCCATTGACTTGACCCTCAGCGTTGGTGACGAATCTGACCCGCTTGCGGCGATTCTCGGATCGACCCGGGCGGCCGTACTACGACTACTGGCCAATGAGCACACCACCGGTGACATCGCCCGCGCGCTCGGCATTAGCCCCGCGTCCGCATCCGAGCACACGTCGGCACTGCGGCAGGCTCGGTTGGTACGCAGCCGCCGGGACGGCAAGGCCGTCATTCACGACGCCACCGCCCTGGGGCTGGACCTCATCGACGCGAACCGCCGCTAG